The Centroberyx gerrardi isolate f3 chromosome 12, fCenGer3.hap1.cur.20231027, whole genome shotgun sequence genome has a window encoding:
- the nrsn1 gene encoding neurensin-1 has protein sequence MTSCSEICGSEYVEQAQAAGNCQQYGVRSYLHQFYEECTASIWERDEDFQIQRSPSRWSSLLWKVCLAFGTLILFAGLIVLLVGYATPARIEAFGEDDLLFVDSHAVSFNRALDVCKLTGAVLFCVGGTSMAVGLLLSAFAKSYSKEELYLQQKFKERLADLHATVGNPITRAPTPGEGKVPVTLSKVQNIQPVTTKSET, from the exons ATGACGTCTTGCTCAGAGATCTGTGGGTCAGAGTATGTTGAGCAAGCCCAGGCCGCCGGGAATTGCCAGCAGTATGGAGTCCGCTCCTACCTACACCag TTTTATGAGGAGTGCACAGCTTCCATCTGGGAACGTGATGAAGATTTTCAGATTCAGAGATCGCCTAGCCGGTGGAGCTCTTTACTCTGGAAG GTCTGTCTCGCGTTCGGCACCCTGATCTTGTTTGCAGGCCTCATCGTCCTCCTGGTGGGCTACGCCACTCCAGCCAGGATCGAGGCTTTTGGCGAGGATGATCTCCTTTTTGTTGACAG CCATGCTGTCAGTTTCAACCGCGCGCTGGATGTTTGCAAGCTGACTGGGGCCGTGCTGTTCTGTGTGGGAGGCACCTCCATGGCCGTGGGTCTCCTGCTGTCTGCCTTTGCCAAGAGCTACTCCAAAGAAGAACTGTACCTGCAGCAGAAGTTTAAGGAGAGGCTGGCGGATCTGCACGCAACAGTCG GTAACCCCATAACGAGAGCACCGACCCCCGGAGAGGGAAAGGTGCCGGTCACGCTTTCCAAAGTCCAGAACATCCAGCCAGTGACCACGAAATCAGAGACCTGA